A genomic window from Flavobacterium phycosphaerae includes:
- the folE gene encoding GTP cyclohydrolase I FolE, translated as MINNEDFQDELGNNHIATSAQNPVRKDAFDSSDEEKINSIKKDVENILRTLGMDLTDDSIKGTPNRVAKMFVKEIFGGLNPNKKPSSSTFQNNYKYGEMLVEKNITLYSTCEHHLLPIVGRAHVAYISNGTVVGLSKMNRIVDYFAKRPQVQERLTMQIVQELQKVLGTDDVACVIDAKHLCVNSRGIRDIESSTVTSEFGGKFKDEQTRREFLDYIRLDTNF; from the coding sequence ATGATAAATAACGAAGATTTTCAGGACGAATTAGGTAATAACCATATAGCGACCAGTGCCCAAAATCCTGTACGAAAAGATGCTTTTGACAGTAGCGACGAAGAAAAAATAAATTCGATTAAAAAAGATGTCGAAAATATATTGAGAACATTAGGAATGGATTTGACCGATGATAGTATCAAAGGAACTCCGAATCGCGTGGCCAAAATGTTTGTGAAAGAGATTTTTGGCGGATTAAATCCTAATAAAAAACCAAGCTCTTCAACATTTCAAAATAATTATAAATATGGTGAAATGCTGGTAGAAAAAAACATCACCCTCTACTCTACTTGCGAACATCATTTACTTCCGATAGTGGGTCGCGCTCACGTAGCTTATATTTCAAACGGAACAGTAGTCGGCCTTTCGAAAATGAACCGAATTGTAGATTATTTTGCCAAAAGACCTCAAGTACAAGAGCGTTTAACGATGCAAATTGTACAGGAATTACAAAAAGTTTTAGGAACCGATGACGTGGCTTGTGTGATTGATGCCAAACATTTGTGCGTCAATTCACGTGGGATTCGCGACATTGAAAGCAGTACGGTAACTTCTGAATTTGGCGGCAAATTTAAAGACGAACAAACCCGTAGAGAATTTTTAGATTACATTCGATTAGACACCAATTTTTAA